A window from Bufo bufo chromosome 1, aBufBuf1.1, whole genome shotgun sequence encodes these proteins:
- the NR2E3 gene encoding photoreceptor-specific nuclear receptor, protein MSSPTGSVLSTSADDSQSVPSPAPGPAPSPALLCRVCGDSSSGKHYGIFACNGCSGFFKRSVRRKLIYRCQAGTGMCPVDKAHRNQCQACRLKKCLQTGMNKDAVQNERQPRSTAQIRLDSIDLDTESHHEHLATTREPPPPCPQGNHLRSPVPNTVSGTLSPPHNHRFMASLMTAETCAKLEPEEADETIDVTSNEPERTPSDFQMSAFITSSPEGVYETSARLLFMAVKWAKNLPVFSNLPFRDQVILLEEAWSELFLLCAIQWSMPLESCPLLSVPDLSSNVHGKSVSSSVDIRILQETISRFKSLSVDATEFACMKAVLLFKPETRGLKDPEQVENLQDQSQMMLAQHTRSHYPTQPVRFGKLLLLSPSLRFLSSERIELLFFHRTIGNTPMEKLLCDMFKN, encoded by the exons ATGAGTTCACCCACAGGCTCCGTGCTTAGTACCAGTGCAGATGACAGTCAGTCAG TTCCTAGTCCTGCGCCAGGCCCTGCACCCAGCCCTGCACTACTGTGTAGGGTATGTGGGGACAGCAGCAGTGGAAAACACTATGGCATCTTTGCTTGTAATGGCTGCAGTGGATTCTTCAAGAGAAGTGTTCGCCGGAAACTTATCTACCG ATGTCAGGCTGGAACAGGAATGTGCCCAGTAGATAAAGCACACAGAAATCAGTGCCAGGCCTGCAGGCTAAAGAAATGTCTTCAAACGGGCATGAATAAAGATG cAGTCCAGAATGAGCGCCAGCCTCGCAGCACAGCTCAGATTCGCTTAGACAGTATTGACCTGGACACAGAGAGCCATCACGAACACTTAGCTACAACTCGAGAGCCTCCTCCACCATGTCCACAAGGAAACCACTTACGTTCCCCTGTTCCAAATACAGTATCAGGGACTCTAAGCCCACCCCACAATCACAGGTTTATGGCCAGTCTGATGACAGCAGAAACTTGCGCCAAACTTGAACCAGAAGAAG CTGATGAGACTATTGATGTTACAAGTAATGAACCAGAACGTACACCTAGTGACTTTCAGATGTCTGCATTTATCACATCCAGTCCAGAGGGGGTATATGAAACATCTGCTCGGCTTCTCTTTATGGCAGTGAAATGGGCCAAGAACCTCCCAGTCTTCTCTAACCTTCCCTTCAGGGATCAG GTAATTCTCCTGGAGGAAGCATGGAGTGAGCTGTTCTTGCTGTGTGCTATCCAGTGGTCAATGCCCCTCGAGAGCTGCCCTTTGTTGTCTGTGCCTGACCTCTCTTCCAATGTCCATGGGAAATCTGTCTCCTCCAGTGTGGATATTCGAATCCTTCAAGAAACAATCAGTCGATTTAAGTCACTCAGTGTTGATGCAACAGAATTTGCTTGCATGAAGGCAGTGCTCCTCTTTAAGCCAG AGACAAGAGGCCTAAAAGACCCTGAACAAGTAGAAAACTTGCAAGATCAATCACAAATGATGTTGGCTCAACATACAAGAAGTCATTATCCCACCCAGCCTGTTAG ATTTGGAAAACTGCTTCTCCTTTCTCCATCTCTACGATTTCTCTCCTCTGAACGCATTGAGCTTCTGTTTTTCCATCGTACTATTGGGAACACCCCTATGGAAAAACTTCTCTGTGACATGTTTAAGAACTGA